Part of the Pagrus major chromosome 9, Pma_NU_1.0 genome, CACGGTTGCACCTGATGCAGAAACATACAAGGTACAAAGTAACATACATTGATTGTAttgtgacatacagtatattgagtGTTATGTAATGAAGAGACGTACTTTGGCAGGCCTTTGATGCAGATAGCTAAATCCTTGGTCATGAACCCAGCCTCGATGGTCTCGATGCAGACGGCCTCCAGTGCCTCAGAGAACCGTTGCAGCTCAGCATTTTTGTCCAGCTTTGCCCTGTGGAGCAGGCCTCGTGTCCATGCAAAGATGGAGGCTgcagcacacaaacacccaGTGTAAGGACAGAATGTAGTGTATTAaaatcatatacagtatattacacaCAATGTATGTAATATAAATTCAGATGATAGTTAAGTTTATGTAGTTGATAAATGCTCAGTCCATGCATCATTGTTTACCTATAGGATTGGTTGAGGTCTCTTTTCCCTGCTGGTGTTGTCTGTAGTGGCGAGTCACTGTGCCATGGGCGGCCTCAGACTCCACTGTGCGTCCATCAGGACAGATCAGCACACTGGTCATCATACCCAGGGAGCCGTAGCCTAAACAGGGtcacacaaaaccacatgaaCAACAGATAAACTTTGAAGCTGAGATAGAAAAATCAGCAGTCTTTTAAAATAATGCAGTTTTGCAGAGATCAGATTATTAGGAATGTTGCTACTTAGTTCTTCACATAACCTCTGATTGAAATGATCTGTCTCTACAAACCTTGTGCTACAGAGTCAGACTGTACGTCTCCGTCATAGTTCTTGCAGGCCCAAATGAAGCCTCCCTCAGATTTCATTGCTTGGGCCACCATGTCGTCTATCAGACGGTGCTCATACCAGATGCCTTTGGCCTCAAACTGAGCACGGTATTCCCTGGAAAACAAGTTGTTATTTACATCAGCTATAAAAGTGTGTGTACTTGTGgctgagagaggcagagtgtgCCTGTGTTTGCATGGATTTGAAAGTCCTTACTTCTCGTAGATCTCCTGAAAGATGTCTTTGAAGCGACCGTCGTACTTCTTCAGGATGGTGTTCTTGGTGCTCAGGTACAGAGGCCAGCCTTTGGTCAGACCCATCTGAAATGAGCTGTGGGCAAAGTCCCTGATGGACTTATCTGTATTGTACATCCCCATGGCAACACCACCTGTGcctgaacagacacacagacacaaataaatacataaagtaCAGTATATTCACATATGCAGACTGTGCAAACCTTTATTTGTGTGGCTGTGTTCAGTATTTTAATATGCAGTATAGTATGACCGACAACCAATATAACAATGTTTCATTTGAACCTAGACAAAcactggaaaagaaagaaatccctGTTGCCAAATCATTACTCAACCTTTTATAATCTATTTCAGTGTTTGGTTCTGAGTGATAAAACCACAGGATGTGAATAGTTACAACAGAATTGAAAAAAAGAGATAAGCCATATCTTATATTTCCCCCTTTTCAATGTGAACACAATGAAAAATGTGcttgtaaaaacttttttgtttctggtgcAAGTCCAGCTTAGTTAAATTGACTGACACACATTACATATGTTATGATATTTGACATCTTTGCACCAAGATAGTATTCCTTCAGAGGTTAAGCTTTCCC contains:
- the idh1 gene encoding isocitrate dehydrogenase [NADP] cytoplasmic; this encodes MSHKIKAGSVVEMQGDEMTRVIWELIKQKLILPYLELDMHSFDLGMENRDATDDRVTVEAAEAVQRYNVGIKCATITPDENRVEEFKLKQMWRSPNGTIRNILGGTVFREAIICKNIPRLVPGWIKPIIIGRHAHGDQYKATDFVVPGPGKVEMTYTPTNGEPVKYVIHEFEGTGGVAMGMYNTDKSIRDFAHSSFQMGLTKGWPLYLSTKNTILKKYDGRFKDIFQEIYEKEYRAQFEAKGIWYEHRLIDDMVAQAMKSEGGFIWACKNYDGDVQSDSVAQGYGSLGMMTSVLICPDGRTVESEAAHGTVTRHYRQHQQGKETSTNPIASIFAWTRGLLHRAKLDKNAELQRFSEALEAVCIETIEAGFMTKDLAICIKGLPNVTRADYLNTFEFLDKLAENLKIKLTSQPKL